One Candidatus Atelocyanobacterium thalassa isolate ALOHA genomic window, TTAACACCATTAGGACAAGAGGTAAATTTCAAAACTGGAAATATATTCACGCCTATGGATATTATGAAACAGTGGTTTCAGAACAAGTTATCTAATGATTTATACAACCTTAAAAATGAGATTTTAAGATGGTTAAATCCAGGACAAATTATCTAAGTTATCTAATGGCTTAAGACTTTTGAAAAGATATATCTTTAGAAAGTCTTAATTTTTTAGTTTTCACTAAAAGTAGATAATTTATATGTTCCACTATCCAAAAAAGTCAAGATACGATATACTCCTCTCGAAAGTTTAGATAGATAAAAAATGACAGCAGTAGCAATTCTTGCAGCGGGACGTGGTACACGTATGAAGTCTAACTTACCAAAAGTCCTACATACTCTGGGTGGACAATCTTTAGTACAAAGGGTATTAAATAATTGTTCTTTAATTGCTCCATCTAGACAATTTATAGTTATTGGATTTGAGGGAGACAAAGTTAAACAATCTTTAGCCCAAAATTTGTCTTTAAAGTTTGTTGAGCAAAAAGAACAGCTAGGTACAGGACATGCTGTACAACAACTTTTGCCATATTTACAGGATTTTAAAGAAGATTTGTTAGTTTTAAATGGAGATGTTCCACTTTTACGTCCTAAAACTCTACAAAATCTTTTAAGTATTCATAAAAACAACAATAATGCAGCAACGGTTTTGACAGCTAATTTACCTAATCCTAAAGGTTACGGTAGAGTTTTTTGTGACGGAAATAATCTGGTTACTCAAATTATTGAGGATCGTGACTGTAATTCAGCTCAACAACAAAATTGCAGAGTAAATGGAGGAATTTACTGTTTTAATTGGGCTAAACTTGCTCAAATATTACCTCATCTTTCTGCCAATAATCAACAAAAAGAGTATTACTTAACTGATGTAGCACAACATCTTGAACCTTTTATGGCGGTTGATGTAGAAGATTATTTTGAAATTAATGGTATTAATAATCGTCAACAATTATCTGATGCAAATAATATCTTACAAGATCGAATAAAGAAATATTGGATGAATGAAGGGGTTACCATGATTAATCCCCAAAGTATTAGTATCGACGACACAGTAAGTTTGTCGCCAGATACAGTCATTGAACCTCAAACTCATTTAAGAGGCAAAACTTATATTGGCTCAAAAAGTCATATTGGACCAGGAACTTTTATTGAAGATAGCAAAATTGGTGAACATGTAAACATATCATATTCTGTTGTTAGTCATTCTGAAATATCATCTTACTGTCAGATTGGTCCCTATGCTCATATACGTAAGGAGGTTAAGATTCATGAATCTTGTCGTATTGGTAACTTTGTTGAAATTAAAAAGTCTCAAGTAGAAAAAAATAGTAATATCGCTCATTTATCTTATATTGGAGATGCTAGTTTAGGAGAGCAAGTAAATATAGGGGCAGGAACAATTACAGCTAATTATGATGGCGTCAACAAACATCCCACTATTATCGGTAGTCAAACTAAGACAGGTGCAAATAGTGTATTTGTTGCTCCTGTAACCTTGGGAAATAACGTTACAGTTGCTGCTGGCTCAGTAGTTACTAATGATGTTCCTGATAATGCTTTGGTGATTGCTCGGCAACAACAAAAAATTATTAAAGAATGGAAAAAAACTAAAAAATAATGCTCTTCTCATGTATTAAATGAGTGAGATTTAGTTTCAATTTATAAAATACAAATAATTGTATTTTTTTAGTATTTTATGAAAATCATAATAATATCTCAGATAATGAGTTGTTGTATTTATAAATAGAATAGCTAAATAACTATATCGTATTGTAAATAATAGTATTTTGTTGATGTTTACTGTGTCTTAGAATTCTACCCTATTTACACGTTGAATATTTAAGACATCACTCATATTACAAATACTATTTGTTAAATACTCTAATTGTTGGCGATCACGAATTTCAATACGTAAGTTAACGATAGCAGGCTTGTTTTGTACAGTTTTTACACTAGCATTACAAACATTGATATTATGATTACTTACCCTTAACAGAATATCTTTTAGAACGCCTACTCTATCAATAACTTCTATTTGAACATCTACTGGATACGTGATAGTACATCCTTTTTCATCTACTCTATTCCAGCGTACTGGAATAAAGCGCTCCCCAGGTATGTTCTCAATATTAGAACAGTTTTGAGTATGGATTGAAATACCTCTGTCTCCTCTGGTAACTACGCCAATAATTGGTTCTCCGGGTAATGGTCTACAACATCCGGCAATATGGTATAGTAGTCCCTCAACTCCTAGAATTGGGGATCTATTTGGTTTTTTGAGTCCCAAAGAAGAAGGTGGTGCAGGTATATTTATTTCATGAGATTCAGCAGCTTTCTGTTGAGTTTTTACTGTTATTTCTCTTACACGATTAACTACTTGATTTAAGGTGATTCCCCCATATCCTAACCCAGATAATAGATCATCAACTGAATGATAATTACATCTTTCTACTACAGTTTTCATTGGTTCTGATTTTAATAAAGCTTCAAAACCATTTTTGCCTAGTTCTTTTTCCAACATATCACGTCCTCTGATCATATTTTCTTCTCTACAAGATCTCTTATACCATTGACGGATACGATTACGAGCAGTAGGCGTAACTACTATATTGAGCCAATTTAGACTAGGATGACAATTTTTTTGCGTAATAATTTCTACTATGTCGCCGTTATGTAATGGTTGACCAAAAACTGACCACTTGCCATTGATTCTAGCTCCTTTCATATGATTACCAACTTCTGTATGAATGCGATAAGCAAAATCTACAGTAGTAGCCCCTCTCGCTAAAGCAATAACGTCTCCATCAGGAGTAAATACATAAACATCGTCATCAAAAAGATTATCTTTAAGATTGTCAACATACTCTTGAGCATCTTTAAGATCTTTCTGCCAATCTAATAGTTGTCTTAGCCAGGTAAATTTTTCATCTTCCTGAGATAACTGAGTATAGTGAGATACACCAGTTTCTTTATATTTCCAATGAGCTGCAATACCATATTCAGCAATATGATGCATTTCTAAT contains:
- the glmU gene encoding bifunctional UDP-N-acetylglucosamine diphosphorylase/glucosamine-1-phosphate N-acetyltransferase GlmU, with translation MTAVAILAAGRGTRMKSNLPKVLHTLGGQSLVQRVLNNCSLIAPSRQFIVIGFEGDKVKQSLAQNLSLKFVEQKEQLGTGHAVQQLLPYLQDFKEDLLVLNGDVPLLRPKTLQNLLSIHKNNNNAATVLTANLPNPKGYGRVFCDGNNLVTQIIEDRDCNSAQQQNCRVNGGIYCFNWAKLAQILPHLSANNQQKEYYLTDVAQHLEPFMAVDVEDYFEINGINNRQQLSDANNILQDRIKKYWMNEGVTMINPQSISIDDTVSLSPDTVIEPQTHLRGKTYIGSKSHIGPGTFIEDSKIGEHVNISYSVVSHSEISSYCQIGPYAHIRKEVKIHESCRIGNFVEIKKSQVEKNSNIAHLSYIGDASLGEQVNIGAGTITANYDGVNKHPTIIGSQTKTGANSVFVAPVTLGNNVTVAAGSVVTNDVPDNALVIARQQQKIIKEWKKTKK
- a CDS encoding RelA/SpoT family protein is translated as MNTVTSLNNKPLDFTLPDWLNQCLISRKSDIYNQNQDLICHAFDFAYQLHKGQYRKSGEPYIVHPVTVAGILRDLGGDKSMIAAGFLHDVVEDTDITADNIEEMFGQEVRLLVEGVTKLSKFNFSNKTEQQAENFRRMFLAMAKDIRVIVVKLADRLHNMRTLDALKPEKQKRIALETKEIFSPLANRLGIWRVKWELEDLSFKYLETNAYWEIQGLVAEKRIDREARIENVKNILQKRLNSIGIQVLELQGRSKHLYGIYYKMHSQNKGFHEIYDLAALRIIVQNKEECYRALAVVHDTFKPMPGRFKDYIGLPKPNRYQSLHTTVVGFNGRPLEIQIRTLEMHHIAEYGIAAHWKYKETGVSHYTQLSQEDEKFTWLRQLLDWQKDLKDAQEYVDNLKDNLFDDDVYVFTPDGDVIALARGATTVDFAYRIHTEVGNHMKGARINGKWSVFGQPLHNGDIVEIITQKNCHPSLNWLNIVVTPTARNRIRQWYKRSCREENMIRGRDMLEKELGKNGFEALLKSEPMKTVVERCNYHSVDDLLSGLGYGGITLNQVVNRVREITVKTQQKAAESHEINIPAPPSSLGLKKPNRSPILGVEGLLYHIAGCCRPLPGEPIIGVVTRGDRGISIHTQNCSNIENIPGERFIPVRWNRVDEKGCTITYPVDVQIEVIDRVGVLKDILLRVSNHNINVCNASVKTVQNKPAIVNLRIEIRDRQQLEYLTNSICNMSDVLNIQRVNRVEF